A genomic stretch from Gemmatimonadales bacterium includes:
- the rimO gene encoding 30S ribosomal protein S12 methylthiotransferase RimO: MKLGVISLGCDKATVDSEALIARFVGHGAEVTASLGDADVILVNTCGFIDAAKQESIDAMLAAARMKVEGRCRAVVAVGCLVARYQDELKKEIPEVDYFCGFKDLPGLIPQLHADGLLDDPVAMHPGMRFFFGTKPHVRYLKISEGCDHTCAFCAIPLMRGKHRSRPMEELVREARELEAQGAREINLVAQDLGHYGRDVPGGPRLPDLIRALLRETGVPWFRCLYVYSMGITPELVDLLAREPRLVPYLDMPIQHASDRMLKLMRRPERQQTIRTKVAWLRDAIPDMTIRTTALVGFPTESDAEFRELLEFVDEIQFDRLGAFAYSPQEGTRAALLADDVPDPVKRDRLEQVLELQRAVSADRLGRMVGRETDVLVDEPAALGDPGDLVGRSPFQADDVDGCTYLRSPSDTAPGSFVRARVVETLDYDVIAEPAA; encoded by the coding sequence ATGAAACTTGGCGTAATCTCCCTCGGCTGCGACAAGGCGACGGTCGACTCCGAAGCGCTCATCGCCCGCTTCGTGGGGCACGGCGCCGAGGTCACGGCGTCGCTCGGCGACGCCGACGTCATCCTGGTCAACACCTGCGGCTTCATCGACGCGGCCAAGCAGGAATCCATCGACGCCATGCTGGCCGCGGCCCGCATGAAAGTGGAAGGACGCTGCCGCGCCGTGGTCGCGGTGGGTTGCCTGGTGGCGCGCTACCAGGACGAGCTGAAGAAGGAGATCCCCGAGGTCGATTACTTCTGCGGCTTCAAGGACCTGCCGGGACTGATCCCCCAGCTTCACGCCGACGGCCTTCTCGACGACCCGGTCGCGATGCACCCGGGGATGCGGTTCTTCTTCGGCACCAAACCCCACGTGCGCTACCTCAAGATCAGCGAAGGGTGCGACCACACCTGCGCCTTCTGCGCGATCCCGCTCATGCGCGGGAAGCACCGCTCGCGCCCGATGGAAGAGCTGGTGCGCGAGGCGCGGGAGCTGGAGGCCCAGGGCGCGCGCGAGATAAACCTGGTGGCGCAGGACCTCGGCCACTACGGGCGCGACGTCCCCGGCGGCCCGCGACTCCCGGACCTCATCCGCGCCCTGCTTCGTGAGACGGGCGTGCCCTGGTTCCGGTGCCTGTACGTCTACTCGATGGGGATAACGCCGGAGCTGGTGGACCTCTTGGCGCGGGAACCGAGGCTGGTGCCGTACCTCGACATGCCGATCCAGCACGCCAGCGACCGGATGCTGAAGCTGATGCGGCGTCCCGAGCGGCAGCAGACGATCCGCACCAAGGTGGCATGGTTGCGCGACGCGATCCCCGACATGACTATCCGCACCACAGCGCTGGTGGGGTTCCCGACCGAGTCGGACGCCGAGTTCCGCGAGCTGCTGGAGTTCGTGGACGAGATTCAGTTCGACCGGCTCGGCGCGTTCGCCTACTCGCCGCAGGAGGGGACGCGCGCGGCGCTGCTCGCGGACGACGTGCCGGACCCGGTGAAGCGCGATCGGCTCGAGCAGGTGCTGGAGCTGCAGCGCGCGGTCTCCGCCGACCGGCTGGGCCGGATGGTGGGCCGCGAGACGGACGTGCTGGTGGATGAGCCCGCGGCGCTGGGTGATCCCGGCGACCTCGTCGGGCGTTCGCCGTTCCAGGCGGACGACGTGGACGGCTGCACCTACCTCCGGAGCCCGAGCGACACGGCGCCCGGGAGCTTCGTGCGGGCCCGGGTCGTGGAGACGCTCGATTACGACGTGATCGCCGAGCCGGCGGCGTGA